The following proteins are encoded in a genomic region of Thalassophryne amazonica chromosome 5, fThaAma1.1, whole genome shotgun sequence:
- the LOC117509913 gene encoding uncharacterized protein LOC117509913 has product YMLPLGSIIRRYCLNFHCYADDTQLYLSMKPEDTHQLAKLQDCLTDIKTWMTSNFLLLNSDKTEVIVLGPTNLRNMVSNQILTLDGITLTSSNTVRNLGVIFDQDMSFKVHIKQICRTAFLHLRNISKIRKVLSQSDAEKLIHAFISSRLDYCNSLLSGCPKSSLKSLQLIQNAAARVLTGTRRREHISPILASLHWLPVNSRIEFKILLLTYKVLNNQVPSYLRDLVVPYYPNRALRSQTAGLLVVPRVCKSRMGGRAFSFQAPLLWNQLPIQIRETDTLSTFKIRLKT; this is encoded by the coding sequence tacatgcttcccttaggcagtattattagacggtattgcttaaattttcattgttacgcagatgatacccagctttatctatccatgaagccagaggacacacaccaattagctaaactgcaggattgtcttacagacataaagacatggatgacctctaatttcctgcttttaaactcagataaaactgaagttattgtacttggccccacaaatcttagaaacatggtgtctaaccagatccttactctggatggcattaccctgacctctagtaatactgtgagaaatcttggagtcatttttgatcaggatatgtcattcaaagtgcatattaaacaaatatgtaggactgcttttttgcatttacgcaatatctctaaaatcagaaaggtcttgtctcagagtgatgctgaaaaactaattcatgcatttatttcctctaggctggactattgtaattcattattatcaggttgtcctaaaagttccctaaaaagccttcagttaattcaaaatgctgcagctagagtactgacggggactagaaggagagagcatatctcacccatattggcctctcttcattggcttcctgttaattctagaatagaatttaaaattcttcttcttacttataaggttttgaataatcaggtcccatcttatcttagggacctcgtagtaccatattaccccaatagagcgcttcgctctcagactgcaggcttacttgtagttcctagggtttgtaagagtagaatgggaggcagagccttcagctttcaggctcctctcctgtggaaccagctcccaattcagatcagggagacagacaccctctctacttttaagattaggcttaaaact